In the Nitrosopumilus cobalaminigenes genome, AATTAGATAATATATTAAATTATATATATTATTAAATTATAATACCAATATGTCAGTAAATGAGAATGAAGTATTGGTAAAAATCACTTCTGCCGGTACAATTTCCATTCCAAAACAGTTTAGAAAGTACATGGACATTCAAAAAGGAGAATATGTCAAAGTGATTCTTGGAA is a window encoding:
- a CDS encoding AbrB/MazE/SpoVT family DNA-binding domain-containing protein encodes the protein MSVNENEVLVKITSAGTISIPKQFRKYMDIQKGEYVKVILGKDRLLVRKVTIS